The Cloacibacterium caeni region TGCAGGAGATTATGCCAGTGGAACCAATCACACTTTACCAACCAACGGAAATGCGAGAGCTTACAGTGGTGTTTCTTTAGATAGTTTTGTGAAGAAAATTACCATTCAAAAAATTTCTGAAAAAGGAATTCAGAATCTTGGGAAAACGATTGAAAAAATGGCAGCAGAAGAAGGACTTTTTGCGCATAAAAATGCAGTTACATTACGCTTAAAAAAATTAGAAAATGGAATTTAAACTCGAAAATTTGATAAGAGAAAATCTTAAAAATCTAAAACCTTATTCTACGCTTCGTGATAGTCTAGATTTTGATGCGCCTGTTTTTTTAGAAGCCAACGAAAATCCTTTCGGTGAATACAATCGTTATCCAGATTCTACACAAAAAAAACTAAAGGAAAAATTAAGTGGACTTAAAAATATCAACCCAAAGAATCTCTTCATCGGGAATGGAAGTGATGAATTGATAGACTTGATTATCAAAGCTTTTTGTGAACCCAAAAAAGATGAAATTTTGGTCATGAATCCATCATTTGTGATGTATTCTTTTTATGCTAAAATCAATGATAATAAAGTTAATGTTTTAGAATTAGATGAAAATTTTCAAATTGATAAAGAAGATTTTTTACAAAAAATTCAGAATGAAAATTTGAAGGTCTTATTTCTTTGTTCACCCAATAATCCTACAGGAAATGAATTGGCAGATTTAGAGTTTTTCATTGAAAATTTCTCGGGAATTGTGGTTTTAGATGAGGCTTACATAGAATTTTCTTCTAGAAAATCAGCAATTTCTTGGTTAGCGAAATATCCAAATCTTATAGTTCTGCAAACTCTTTCTAAAGCTCATGGAATGGCAGGTTTGAGAATTGGAATTGGCGCAGCTTCTACAGAAATCGCTACTTTGATGAATACCATAAAAGGTCCTTATAACGTGAATTCTTTAAGCCAAAAAATAGCTTTGAGACAACTTAATGATGAAAAAGTTTTTAAAGAAAATCTGGAACAAATTTTAGCAGAAAGAGAGTTTCTAAAAGTTCAACTGAATCAATTGGATTTTGTGAAAAAAATCTATCATACAGAAGCCAATTTTTTCTTAATCAAAGTAGAAAATCCAATAGAAATATATGAATTTTTGCTAGCTCAGAATATCTTGACCAGTCTGAGACATCCTCAAATTGAAAATGCGTTGAGAATAAACGTAGGCTCAAAAGAAGAAAATCAAAAATTAATAGAAACCTTGAAAAATTATAAAAAGTAAAATGAAGAAAAAAGTATTATTCATCGATAGAGACGGAACTTTAATTATAGAACCACCCATTGATTTTCAGGTTGATTCTTTAGAAAAACTGGAATTTTATCCAAGAGTTTTTCAGAATTTATCCAAAATTGCCAAAGAATTGGATTACGAATTGGTAATGGTGACCAATCAAGACGGTTTGGGAACTGAGAGCTTTCCGTA contains the following coding sequences:
- the hisC gene encoding histidinol-phosphate transaminase — protein: MEFKLENLIRENLKNLKPYSTLRDSLDFDAPVFLEANENPFGEYNRYPDSTQKKLKEKLSGLKNINPKNLFIGNGSDELIDLIIKAFCEPKKDEILVMNPSFVMYSFYAKINDNKVNVLELDENFQIDKEDFLQKIQNENLKVLFLCSPNNPTGNELADLEFFIENFSGIVVLDEAYIEFSSRKSAISWLAKYPNLIVLQTLSKAHGMAGLRIGIGAASTEIATLMNTIKGPYNVNSLSQKIALRQLNDEKVFKENLEQILAEREFLKVQLNQLDFVKKIYHTEANFFLIKVENPIEIYEFLLAQNILTSLRHPQIENALRINVGSKEENQKLIETLKNYKK